The Xanthomonas sp. DAR 34887 genome has a segment encoding these proteins:
- the ubiG gene encoding bifunctional 2-polyprenyl-6-hydroxyphenol methylase/3-demethylubiquinol 3-O-methyltransferase UbiG, whose translation MTASASTPSANFDQAELDKFGALATRWWDADGPQKPLHALNPVRLRYVAERLPLRGASVLDVGCGGGLLSEALAKEGAQVTAIDLSPELIKVARLHQFESGVEVDYRVQSVEDLAAERPGSFDAITCMEMLEHVPDPSAIVRACATLLKPGGQLFLSTLNRTPAAFALAIVGAEYVARLLPTGTHRYQDFIKPAELAAWLRQAELQLHDVSGMLYEPWRNRARLSTRTDVNYLACAVKP comes from the coding sequence ATGACCGCTTCCGCTTCCACTCCTTCCGCCAATTTCGATCAGGCCGAACTGGACAAGTTCGGCGCGCTGGCCACCCGCTGGTGGGACGCAGACGGCCCGCAGAAGCCGCTGCATGCGCTGAACCCGGTGCGCCTGCGCTATGTCGCCGAGCGGCTGCCGCTGCGCGGCGCCAGCGTGCTCGACGTGGGCTGCGGCGGCGGCTTGCTGAGCGAGGCGCTGGCCAAGGAGGGGGCGCAGGTCACCGCGATCGACCTGTCGCCGGAACTGATCAAGGTGGCGCGACTGCACCAGTTCGAATCCGGGGTGGAGGTCGACTACCGCGTGCAGTCGGTCGAGGACCTGGCCGCCGAGCGCCCGGGCAGCTTCGATGCGATCACCTGCATGGAGATGCTCGAGCACGTGCCCGATCCGTCGGCGATCGTGCGCGCCTGCGCGACCCTGCTCAAGCCCGGCGGGCAGCTGTTCCTGTCCACGCTCAACCGCACCCCGGCCGCGTTCGCGCTGGCCATCGTTGGCGCCGAGTACGTGGCGCGGCTGTTGCCCACCGGCACCCACCGCTACCAGGATTTCATCAAGCCGGCCGAGCTGGCGGCGTGGCTGCGCCAGGCCGAACTGCAGCTGCACGACGTCAGCGGCATGCTGTACGAGCCGTGGCGCAATCGCGCGCGGCTGTCCACGCGCACCGATGTCAACTACCTGGCGTGTGCGGTGAAGCCGTGA
- a CDS encoding TRZ/ATZ family hydrolase, whose protein sequence is MTSIPESCDLLIEAGYVVPIEPHAVVLEDHAVAVRGSEIVAVLPTAQARARFTAARTVSRPDAALLPGLVNAHTHNPMTLLRGIADDLPLMVWLQQHIWPVETAVIGPEFVADGTALAIAEMLRGGTTCANENYFFSDVQAAVYKQHGFRARVGTVIIDFPTAWAKTSDEYFERACEVHDQWRDDPLIGIAFAPHAPYTVNDANFERVRMLSDQLDVPVHLHTHETAQEIADSLKQYGQRPLARLDRLGLVNDRLIAVHMTQLTDAEIHLCAERGVSVVHCPESNLKLASGFCPACALQRAGVNLAIGTDGCASNNDLDMFSENRTAAILAKAVANDATALDAATTLRAATLGGARALGFGEKIGSIEVGKQADLICVDLSALETQPLHNVLSQLVYAAGRQQVSDVWIAGQRKLEQRVLVDMDVDALVANAREWRERIRSVHA, encoded by the coding sequence CGACCGCGCAGGCGCGCGCACGCTTCACCGCCGCGCGCACCGTGTCGCGCCCGGACGCGGCGCTGCTGCCGGGCCTGGTCAACGCGCACACCCACAACCCGATGACGCTGTTGCGCGGCATCGCCGACGACCTGCCGCTGATGGTGTGGCTGCAGCAGCACATCTGGCCGGTGGAGACCGCGGTGATCGGCCCGGAATTCGTCGCCGACGGCACCGCGCTGGCGATCGCGGAGATGCTGCGCGGCGGCACCACCTGCGCCAACGAGAACTACTTCTTCTCCGACGTGCAGGCCGCGGTATACAAGCAGCACGGTTTCCGCGCGCGCGTGGGCACGGTGATCATCGATTTTCCGACGGCCTGGGCCAAGACCTCCGACGAATACTTCGAACGCGCCTGCGAGGTGCACGACCAGTGGCGCGACGATCCGCTGATCGGCATCGCCTTCGCCCCGCATGCGCCGTACACGGTCAACGACGCCAACTTCGAGCGGGTGCGGATGCTGTCCGATCAGCTCGACGTGCCGGTGCACCTGCACACCCACGAGACCGCGCAGGAAATCGCCGACTCGCTCAAGCAGTACGGCCAGCGCCCGCTGGCGCGGCTGGACCGGCTGGGCCTGGTCAACGACCGCCTGATCGCGGTGCACATGACCCAGCTCACCGACGCGGAGATCCACCTGTGCGCCGAGCGCGGGGTCAGCGTGGTGCATTGCCCCGAATCCAACCTCAAGCTCGCCTCCGGCTTCTGCCCGGCCTGCGCGTTGCAACGCGCGGGCGTGAACCTGGCGATCGGCACCGACGGCTGCGCCAGCAACAACGACCTGGACATGTTCAGCGAGAACCGCACCGCGGCGATCCTGGCCAAGGCGGTGGCCAACGACGCCACCGCGCTGGACGCGGCGACCACGCTGCGCGCGGCCACGCTGGGCGGCGCGCGCGCGCTGGGCTTCGGCGAGAAGATCGGTTCGATCGAGGTCGGCAAGCAGGCCGACCTGATCTGCGTGGACCTGTCGGCGCTGGAGACCCAGCCGCTGCACAACGTACTGTCGCAGCTGGTCTACGCGGCCGGCCGGCAGCAGGTCAGCGACGTGTGGATCGCCGGCCAGCGCAAGCTCGAACAGCGCGTGCTGGTGGACATGGACGTGGACGCGCTGGTCGCCAATGCGCGCGAATGGCGCGAACGCATCCGCAGCGTGCACGCCTGA